Proteins from a single region of Streptomyces sp. TN58:
- a CDS encoding alpha-1,4-glucan--maltose-1-phosphate maltosyltransferase: MIGRIPVLDVRPAVDCGARPAKAVVDEVFEISATVFREGHDALSAHVVLRDPKGRLRPPVPMRELAPGTDRWGARVSTDAEGRWTYTVEAWSDPLGTWRAHAAIKIPAGIDTGLVLLEGAELYERAGARIPKRDGREAVMAAAEIMRDEDRPAADRYEAALAPAVSAALARRPLRELVTASKPLPVVVERRRALFGSWYEMFPRSEGAVLEPGEAPVSGTFRTAAERLPAIAAMGFDVVYLPPIHPIGSTYRKGPNNTLSAGSWDPGVPWAIGSTEGGHEAVHPELGTIEDFDAFVARARDLQLEIALDFALQCSPDHPWVEKHPEWFRHRADGTIAYAENPPKKYQDIYPVHFDTDMAGIVEETCRILRHWMDHGVRIFRVDNPHTKPVVFWQKVIADINKSDPDVIFLAEAFTRPAMMRALASVGFQQSYTYFTWRNTKAELTEYLTELSSTASASVMRPNFFVNTPDILHEYLQKGGRPAFEVRAVLAATMSPTWGIYSGYELCENTPVREGSEEYLNSEKYEFRPRDWAAADREGRTIAPLITALNRLRRRNPALQQLRDIHFHSTDNEQVIAYSKHAGANSVLVVVNLDPHHTQEATVSLDMPVLGLDWHGSLAVRDELTGETYHWGRANYVRLEPGRTPAHVLAALRPSPPTGGSPTT, translated from the coding sequence ATGATCGGTCGCATTCCCGTGCTGGACGTCCGCCCCGCCGTCGACTGCGGCGCCAGACCCGCCAAGGCGGTCGTGGACGAGGTCTTCGAGATCTCCGCCACCGTGTTCCGCGAAGGACACGACGCCCTCTCCGCCCACGTCGTCCTGCGTGATCCGAAGGGGCGGCTGCGGCCCCCTGTGCCGATGCGCGAGCTCGCTCCCGGCACCGACCGGTGGGGTGCCCGGGTGTCCACCGACGCCGAGGGGAGGTGGACGTACACCGTCGAGGCGTGGAGCGACCCGTTGGGCACCTGGCGGGCCCATGCCGCGATCAAGATCCCCGCCGGGATCGACACCGGGCTGGTGCTGCTGGAGGGTGCGGAGCTCTACGAGCGGGCCGGGGCCCGGATCCCCAAGCGCGACGGCCGCGAGGCCGTCATGGCCGCCGCCGAGATCATGCGGGACGAGGACCGGCCGGCCGCCGACCGGTACGAGGCCGCTCTCGCCCCCGCCGTGTCCGCCGCACTGGCCCGGCGCCCGCTGCGGGAGCTGGTCACCGCCTCCAAGCCGCTGCCCGTGGTCGTCGAGCGCAGGCGGGCCCTCTTCGGCTCCTGGTACGAGATGTTCCCGCGCTCCGAGGGAGCGGTGCTGGAGCCCGGCGAGGCCCCGGTCAGCGGCACCTTCCGGACCGCCGCCGAGCGGCTGCCCGCGATCGCCGCGATGGGCTTCGACGTGGTGTACCTGCCGCCCATCCACCCGATCGGCAGCACCTACCGCAAGGGTCCGAACAACACGCTCTCCGCGGGGAGTTGGGATCCGGGTGTGCCGTGGGCCATCGGGTCCACCGAGGGCGGGCACGAGGCGGTCCACCCGGAGCTGGGCACCATCGAGGACTTCGACGCCTTCGTCGCGCGCGCCCGCGACCTGCAGCTGGAGATCGCGCTGGACTTCGCCCTCCAGTGCTCCCCCGACCACCCGTGGGTGGAGAAGCACCCGGAGTGGTTCCGCCACCGCGCCGACGGGACGATCGCGTACGCCGAGAACCCGCCGAAGAAGTACCAGGACATCTACCCGGTCCACTTCGACACCGACATGGCCGGCATCGTCGAGGAGACCTGCCGGATCCTGCGGCACTGGATGGACCACGGGGTGCGCATCTTCCGGGTCGACAATCCGCACACCAAGCCGGTGGTCTTCTGGCAGAAGGTGATCGCGGACATCAACAAGTCCGACCCGGACGTGATCTTCCTGGCGGAGGCCTTCACCCGGCCGGCGATGATGCGCGCGCTCGCCTCCGTCGGCTTCCAGCAGTCGTACACGTACTTCACCTGGCGCAACACGAAGGCCGAGCTGACGGAGTACCTGACCGAGCTGTCGTCCACCGCGTCCGCCTCGGTGATGCGGCCGAACTTCTTCGTCAACACGCCCGACATCCTCCACGAGTACCTGCAGAAGGGCGGCCGTCCCGCCTTCGAGGTCCGTGCCGTCCTCGCCGCCACCATGTCGCCCACCTGGGGGATCTACTCCGGCTACGAGCTGTGCGAGAACACCCCGGTGCGTGAGGGCAGCGAGGAGTACCTGAACTCCGAGAAGTACGAGTTCCGGCCGCGGGACTGGGCCGCCGCCGACCGCGAGGGCCGCACCATCGCCCCGCTGATCACCGCCCTGAACCGGCTGCGCCGGCGCAATCCCGCACTCCAGCAGCTGCGGGACATCCACTTCCACTCGACCGACAACGAACAGGTGATCGCCTATTCGAAGCACGCGGGCGCCAATTCCGTACTGGTGGTCGTCAACCTCGATCCGCACCACACCCAGGAGGCGACGGTCTCGTTGGACATGCCGGTACTCGGCCTCGACTGGCACGGGTCCCTCGCGGTGCGCGACGAGCTCACCGGCGAGACCTATCACTGGGGCAGGGCGAACTACGTGCGCCTAGAGCCGGGCCGCACGCCCGCGCACGTTCTGGCCGCTCTGCGACCGTCCCCGCCCACCGGAGGGTCACCCACCACATGA